The Panthera uncia isolate 11264 unplaced genomic scaffold, Puncia_PCG_1.0 HiC_scaffold_1723, whole genome shotgun sequence genomic interval GTCTTTCACTGAATAATTGAGtttggagcacctactatgtactaaACATGGTTCCAGACAATGGAGGATACAGCAGTAAAGAAACAGGCCAAATATAGCTACATAGAGCTTGCATCCTAGTAGGATGAGAAAgacaataaatgaagaaacaaaaataactttcagGAGGCGGTAATGGTAAAACAACTATAAAGATGAGGATATAAGGAAGGAAAGTGGCAGCAGAATGTTATAATTGGTGGGCAGGAAAGGCTTTTCTAAGGGATTGAAATTTGAAcagggaaataaaggaaattacatcctttttaaacttactttttttaaagtttatgtatgtatgtaggtatgtgtgtatgtatgtatttatttattgagagaaagagagagaaagtacaaggaGGAGAGCGacggagagagaaaaatcccaagcaggctctgcactatcagagtGGAGATGgaatgacatggggctcaatttcatgaactgtgagatcatgacctgagccaagatcaagagttggacgcttagctgactgagccactcaggtgcccctacatcttTTTTAACATAATATAGAGCATAgtatcttttctttaaagtttattttcccatgtcattaaaaaattatattggtaAAACTTTGTTGAAATATATGTATCCatcatatttatcatattaatgTACAATCACTTACTTAATTGTTACCATGTTTGGGTATTCAGGATGTTTCCAATATTTCAATATTAGCCTTAaaccatttttatatataatattgagGCAGAAACTAgttgttacttaattttttttaccataaaacttataattaaaaaagtttttggcCATATATACtaaagctacacacacacacacacacacacacacacacacacatgcaccctatgacctagcaattctgctACTTAGAATACACCCACTAGAAATGATGCTTATATCTACCATATGGGTTACCTTTGGGGGCATGGATTAAAAGGAGAATTTAGAGAGGCTTCTGTGGTGGGCCAGTagatgttctatatcttgatctaGTTGTGattacatgaatatatatgtgtgtgtgtgtgtgaaaattcatcaagttgAATATGTTATTTGTACATTTAGAAGTGCACATTTGTAATTTACGTTGCAAGAAAGTTACCATTGCTATTATTATGCCAAATGAAtacttttccacttttttattttgtcgtcttattttaaacttcaaaacaGACAGACAATACATAAAGGACAGAGAGGCAGTAGAGAAGCTTCAGGAACCACTGCTTGATGTGCTACAAAAGCTGTGCAAGATTTATCAGCCTGAAAATCCCCAACACTTTGCCTGTCTCCTGGGTCGACTGACTGAGTTGCGGACATTCAATCATCACCATGCCGAGATGCTGATGTCTTGGAGAGTAAATGACCACAAATTCACCCCACTTCTCTGTGAAATCTGGGATGTGCAGTGATGAGCATTGCAGGAGCAACAGCATCTagtgatttattttccttataatatAAATCTGATgtataactttcttttatttcatttgtaccTGGTTTCACACAAGaattttgatgaatatttatgCAGTAATTATGTAACTTCTACCATTGTAAATATGAAGCTAGATAGGATTACTTTCTTTACATTGTATTTTACATGGCTTCAGGGATTCTTTCACTCTAAGTGGCATGCCCTGTTTGCCTAATCAAACTGATCATTCTTCACTTCTATCTTTTGAAATAGGGAAAATTTCATTTTGCTCTTTATCTTACCTTGTTGCATATATCTTATAAAAGAGTTGTGTTCAATTTTAGCAATAAACTGAGCATAATGGCAACAGGCTTTTCTTCcagaacaaaatttgaaaaatatacaaactCATTTCTTTAAATGGTCAATGACATCATAtggggccctggggtggggtgaTGGATAAACTCTCACAGCACAAATGGTGTTCTAATCCTTGAAGAAGCCCTGgtgaatattcatttatttgtaatagccctcAGATTATTTCATTTGAAGTTCAAAGAGATAGCACACAGAAAAGTTAATGATTCTCACATGAAGTATTCCCTCAAGCAAACCCTTTCCACAATTAGGGACTTGAAGCAGTATTTACAAATCCAGAGTATGCAGATAACTCCAGTGATGGaatattcccttttctctcttaaaagtacTCACTATTGGCTTCAGTGCGTataatcaatcttttttttttttttttttatttttggtttgttttgttttgcttttggaaaaCACTCCTACAGCTGGGTGCACAGCTGTTGTATGCTTCCCCCAGAGCAggaattccttcatttccttcattcattGTTATACTGTTGCATTCTTCTCCCCATTATCCTTTGGTGAACACAATAAAACACTTCTGTAAGTAATGGGCTTATATCTCCCTTTCTCCTGAAGTCAGTCAAAATGAAGCTTTGCTTAGCATGCAAAAGGTTTTTTGTATTCAAATATTAGAGCAACCCTGAAGTCCTAAGCATAGTGGAAAGAGGAATGGGTTGGGGCTAGTACTAGTTGGATTCCACTTGCTGCAACTTGAATCCCCATTAAGTAAAGATCCCTACAGGGACAAAGTAACTTCCAGGAGGGGTTTATAAAGAAGTGCAGAGGCAAGTTTTATGGGCTCACTGGGCAAGTCTTATGGAGGTGGGATTTCCCTTGGGCTTGGGAAGATAGCCAGGACTTCCATGGATCAGGGTGAAAGGGAGGAGGATTAAAGTGGAAGGGGTGGCAGGAACAAAAGCAAAGTGTAGGGAGTTGTGCAGATGTTAAAAAGCACAAGTAATCTGGGGAGAGATCTAGAGTGCACAACCCTTcttgagcctcggtttccccattgTGAAATGAAGATACCAGCCCCTACCATCTCAAGGGATTTAGTTCCCGAATGAAAAGCAAGTGGGAAGTTGCAGGCTCACCAAGGAAGAGGGCTGGTAGAGAAAGGATACTTAAGATAGAGAAGTAAATTTCTGAATGCGTGAAAGATGAGATCCAGTTTAGGAAAGGAGAGTGGTTTGGTGTTTCTAGATCACAAGGCATCTGTACGGAAGGTGGTGAGAAATGAGCTGGAAGGAAGAGAGCTAAGAGTTTCTCCTGTAAGTGTGGATTTATTCACGTAGTTAAGACCTTGTAATGGCAAATAATAATGCTTGTCATGTAGAAAACTAATTGTGatacaataagaaatacatattggCGCTTAgtccctggttcctgacacagagcttctaACACCATTGAAATTTCCTAATAGGGGTGaaaggagcatcttttgttattcataacaagcccctttcaaccacacctgagtttatgctaataagGTGATGGGGCGGGGGGCTGGAATCTAGGTGCTTCAGAAGGGGAGATGTTTGCTAGAGGAACCAACCTTGTGATTAGAGAGCTGGATCTTTCAACCTCATCCCGATACTCTGAAGTGGGGAGAGGTCAATTACCAgtggccagggatttaatcaatcatgcctg includes:
- the LOC125917338 gene encoding bile acid receptor, with the protein product MFLRSAEIFNKKLPAGHADLLEERIRRSGISDEYITPMFSFYKSVAELKMTQEEYALLTAIVILSPDRQYIKDREAVEKLQEPLLDVLQKLCKIYQPENPQHFACLLGRLTELRTFNHHHAEMLMSWRVNDHKFTPLLCEIWDVQ